Genomic DNA from Asterias amurensis chromosome 2, ASM3211899v1:
gcataaaacctcacttgataacgagtaatggggagaggttgatagtataaaacattgtgagaaacggctccctctgaagtgacgtagttttcgagaaagaagtaattttccacgaatttgatttcgagacctcaagtttagaatttgaggtctcgaaatcaaccgtctgaaagcacacaacttcgtgtgtcaagggtgttttttctttcattattatctcgcaacttcgatgaccaattgagcgcaaattttcacaggttggttattttatgcatatgttgagatacacgtgagaagagtggtcttcgacaattaccaatagtgtccactgtctttaatgccaAGCCAGCCGAATATAAACGCCGGcctgatgagccatattggctcGGGACAGTATTTACTACATTACGTCAAAACTTACGTTTCTAGTAAATGTTCCGTAATGATCAGTTGCGTTTAAATTTACgttttcataaaaaaacctcttaaaacaattgtcatgaTATCGAATGATATTGTTGACTTAATTTCCGTCTTTGTTAATTAATGTACTTTCTCAGCTGCTATAGCCGTTTCATATGCTCGTCTCCTACTAAGTAGTTATTTGTTGTTTATAGGTAAGTAATTCTATAAATATCATTGTGTGCGTCATTTGAAATGGAAACAAATCTATGCAGAATAACATTGTAAATTTATTGGCATATGCTGATACAACGTGTATAAAAGACAATAAAAGTTTTGAATGCACTATTATAAGATATTGTGTATGTATAGTAGTGACGGATGTGTTGTGTTGGATCGAAAAATAttattcatgcatgaatatGTCTTTCTACTTTATTCCGACTTCCGACTTTTTGCCCTTGAAAAATGTGATAAAATTGCCTGAACAAATTTCGCCTACACCACTTGAATAattggtcagcccttgtacttgataaCATGTTCCTACTTTATTTCCAAGGGCCAAATTACCACCAGCGTGTGGCTGTGTTGTAATGAAAAGGGACCTTGGACACTACGCAAGTTGTTTTCcattcacacgaggtacattttttttcaattttacaaccttgctacaatttagcaatggACCCTTGCTAAGTTGCTCTCGTGTGTGTTGGCGTCAAAGAGCGAGTTGTAGAATttgaaaattgtgaaaattaaaaagtggttTTTAGAAATGTATTCACAATGAGAAGGCCCTCTTTCTCCGATTCTCATGCAACCTTTCAGAGAcctttttgggttttttctgcCTGCATAAAAACCCAACTTCTGGTCTATAGCCTAGCCTATTAATTTAAAACGACTGACCGTTAAGCCTTTAGTAAATATCACACGTCTGTTTGCTAAAAGGCACCGTGGCGTCACGGCCAGTGGCTAAACTGGCAgcggagcccccccccccccaccctccccaGGTCCTTTGTTTAGAATGCctgacttgcaattacaaggttgtaggttcgaatcccacaaaCCTAACCGCTGATTCCACAATTACCAGAACAAGTTTTGTCGTCTGgtaactgaatcacaatttcttgatttgtgtaaatCATAATCATAAATCAATGTTTGTATCAGAGAGATTTGCTGTTGCCAGCTTAGTGTTTAAATCCCcttggagtttgccgagttcccttgacggaaaGATCAGACAGACatacatgtgaacattttaaaaaattccGTATGCAAATGAACGGTTTGATTCCACCAAAAGCAAATCCCTAGTCACACGAAAAACAGGTGAATCTCGGTTCAACTTTGACGCCACAAAATTCGCGacgaataattcgcaacagttgcCCTGTGCTCAAGTCCTGCGAAAACATGCACGAACAGTAGTATGAACTGGTTTTGTAAACAAACCTCCCCTTCTTTAATGTAAAGTGTTTGGTCAACCACCCACAGGTTGTCGTGAAGTACATAGACGTACAGAAGAATAAACTTATTATGAAGTTTAACATTGCGACGACACAATAAAGACTTTTGGGGACCCCAAAGTAAACCTAAACGCTAGTATTGGTACAACAGTATTTGAACTGGACATGTGTGAGAGGTCATTGAAGATAAGTTCTACGCCAAAGAGTCAACCTTAAGTCcatctgcaaacaaaataaatcgcCATTGCTATGTACGCAATCGCTAATCCTCACAAAAGTTTGGCCACAAAACAATTTGATTTGATGCTGGCCCAAGGTTTGTCAACATTGGGTGGCCGTTTTTGCACTGTTTGAGTGTTCAAAGACGTAATACAAAATGATAAGCGTAAAACTAGCATTTTAAACCATAGATCAACAGCACTGGTTGCAGCCTTGTCTCTATGGTTGCCACGAGGCCGGGTTATATTATCATAGAGGGAGGACGAAATGCATTCTTGAAGTCGCCAGAAGCTTGCAACAAACTTTATAAATGAAGTCTGGCAGATAATTGTTGTGGATTGAAGATTCGACAGGATGGCAGAAGCCTCTCAGAGCAGCTTTGCGACCAGGTCGTCTCGATCGTCATCGTTTTGGAGTCAAGTATCCGGCTCGACAAACCAACTTAATAGAGATAGCAGCAACGTCCATGAGAAGTCATTCGGCAGACGACAGCAGCAACCCAAACCAACCAAGTGGACATCGACCATCCAGGCTGCAGCGGCCGCTCTGTCGGGCCGTGGGACTGGTGGGGAGGCGACCTCAGTCCGGCCAGCTCGACCGGACAGCTCGAACAGCACCAGATCCAGAAAGGATACTTTATACTTTGGCCGAGACATCTCGACCTCCATGTGGTGGCGATTTCGACGGGGCGGAGAGGACGAGGACACCCGTCGGTTCATCGACAAGAGTGACGAGGCCCCGCCCCGGTACGAGAACTCATTTCGTATGGATCCTCAACCAGGCTGTAAATTCCAACCAGAGATGGTTGAGGAAATCATGACTAAAGTCTTGGAAGATGAATTCACTAGAGTGACATATCGACCTGAAGAAGGTCCTGAAATTGTGAAGAGACTAGCAGATGATATTAAAACAAGAGTCAAACTTCTCCAGTATGAACGTTACCGACTCGTAGTCTTGATTCAGGTCGGACAGATTGAAGGACTTGAGATGATGATTAATAACCGCTGTGTTTGGAATACTGAAACCGACTGTTATGCCACGGCTACATTTCAAAACGGGTACATTTACGCCATCGCAACGACGTACGGAATATATTTAGACTAGTCTATTTATTGTAAACTCTCCTTTTGCAAACTGCTGTTGCAAACTACTTATGATAAGGACAATGATaatggtgtaaatgcaaaaaacatTGAATGACCTGACGTTTAGACCTTAGCAGAAtatttctcgaaggctaaaataaAACACCTTGAAGAGCCTTGAAACcgtttatataaaaaacaaaataagtttatTATTCAATGTAACTAATCATACAAAAAAATAGCTTGCTTTAAaacctttaaagtcacctggaaatataattttttttctttcaaacataagagtacattatatgcttacgaacaataaaacaattgttttagtaattgtttgtcacgatttatatgtttaaaaaatatataaagttgtttggggggctgactccgcctaccccttttgtgacgtcattcaaggcagactttgcctgcaatgcgtatagtaaacacacgtgcaaagtacatgtacgtccaagtcgtgagttggtacatttcaaaaagtgtttttctgcattcagcagcaatgcacctggtcggcattgccggaaaaaaaaaaaaaattttttttttgaaacgtacaaactcacgacttggtccgtacatgtactttgcaattgtgtttactctacgcattacaggcaaagtctgcctcgattgacgtcacgaacagcgccctctcgggtcggggtctactcttaaatttgtaattaacataagaactgattttttaaaaccttagttaactgtttattcacattcaactcatcaaaacacatatattagtgacaaaagctttattttgaaaaaataccacttccaggtgactttaagtttaaAACTGCTGTAAAACAGATTGTCAGAAATTCCCAATGGTGGTTATGTCATGGCAGTGACGTCATTGATCCACACGTGTTTCATCAATTGCCTCGAAAAGAACTAAGTTCTGTGAAAGTCAGGTCCTTAAAGACTACTTTATTCGGACAGGAAGTGGGTTTTTTAATACACAGATCAAACATTATACCTTCGATTAAGAACATATAATAACAATGTCATACAACAATCATATACTTTTCTTATAGCCTAAAATATTAATACCAGTAATTTTAATTTAGGAAGAGATCAGGCGTTGACTTAATTAAAGAACATCAATGATCATGTTAATCATGCTTCTAAGTTTGTGATACTATATTTTAGAACATTAAACTAGGACAGTGGTGTAAACAGGCATTTGGAGGGAGGCTCATGCcctcgaaaccacggcttcgctttgaattcggcttcaggctccttTCTCTCGTCTGAAGACCTGAGTATATTGTCACGCGCAACCGGGCCAAGCTATCCTGAGTCGAATCTAGAGCCGCagacgtggtttcgaaaagggcccgaGACACACTTTGGATAGAGGGGAGGGGGGCAAAGAAACAGTTCTTGGGAGGGTTATGTATcgaatgaatattcatttttgtcagtcttttttttctttgggggtGGTTCATCGGAATGGGTCAGGGCTCCCCCTCCCAGCCAATCCTGACCACGCCTCTGTGAGGAGCTGCGATGCTCTACTCTCATGTCGAAACACCGAtagaaaccaacggttcttttcagatccACCCAACtctttagagatagtcattacattgtgttaccgcagaCCTTATAtaccgtatttccaccatgcaaggtttcaaatcctacttaccgATAGATTTATACATATATAATTCCTGTAATAATTCATCATCACTTCCCTGCGTGAGTGGCATGTGATTAACTGTTTTTAAACACCGGTATGAATATTAGCATATTAGCAATAGCAATACACGTGCATCCGGGTGCTGTGGTTAAGTTAGTTACACGGTCACCTTGCATTTTGTCATAATATTACGAGTTGGTATTGTAGGCAGAGTGATCACAGCCCTGACCTGTGTAACACtatacttaaaacaaaaatgaccaCTATTTACCGCGAAATGTGACGTGTTTGTTATTGCGTTCCAAAAACACCCACTTTACATCCGTAATCCTTCAACTGAATCAAATAAAAGGGACTGAATTCGTTTCGAAAGTCAGAGTTGTTTGTATAACTTCAAGTGGGATCTTCACTATCGGAACGGCAAAGTCCCAAAAGTCGAGTTAGTTGTTTCAACCAGCGATTGGATTTTTTTGGTAAGTACTTCACTTGCTtgtgtttttatgttaaaaaattttagaagtataataataaatttCAATGTTGAGCTATTTTACATCATTGGCAGGATTAAAAGACATTTTTTAGCTGGTGGGTTCGTTctcttttatatatttttttgttttttcttgtggacttttaattttgtttttagcgGTTTGTCTATAGCATTGACATCGCTGtgtttgtattgtttgattgtatcaattttttttgtttttctgttaattAAAGATAGGTAGGCCCATAGTCGCTGCAGTGTTTGTATAATCAAAcatgtaaaacaacaaacctgtgaaaatgttggcttaACCCGTTATGCGAAAATAGTAAATATATGTAATAGTTTTCAGCAAGTTGTTAACtttggttgtaacaaccgaaatttgcagttttgtttttcaggttTTTAGATACAGTTTTCTAAGACATGACTTCATTTCAAAGGGAATTATCTCACGGAAAAAATATGGTGCTTGTTTGAACTTCATATAATTCATTAAGATTTCAGACTAAAAATTAGCAATAGTGTTTCTTATCCTCACAAATATTATACCTTTAAGAATAAAATGTAAATTCAAACTTTTTCAGATTAAGTATGtattcaaaataaacaagtgtgtttttattttgacaggTAGCTCAAAGATGAAGACATTTACAGTACTCTTTGCTGTGCTCTTGGTGTCGCTGTTTATTACAACTGAGGCTAAACCTTGGGGCAGACCAGGCCGAGGCAACAGACCCGATCGACCAGGTAAGCCCAGTCATATAACTGCA
This window encodes:
- the LOC139954178 gene encoding dynein light chain Tctex-type 5-like — protein: MAEASQSSFATRSSRSSSFWSQVSGSTNQLNRDSSNVHEKSFGRRQQQPKPTKWTSTIQAAAAALSGRGTGGEATSVRPARPDSSNSTRSRKDTLYFGRDISTSMWWRFRRGGEDEDTRRFIDKSDEAPPRYENSFRMDPQPGCKFQPEMVEEIMTKVLEDEFTRVTYRPEEGPEIVKRLADDIKTRVKLLQYERYRLVVLIQVGQIEGLEMMINNRCVWNTETDCYATATFQNGYIYAIATTYGIYLD